A genomic window from Salvia hispanica cultivar TCC Black 2014 chromosome 5, UniMelb_Shisp_WGS_1.0, whole genome shotgun sequence includes:
- the LOC125191210 gene encoding phosphoglycerate kinase, cytosolic-like — MLITYASTLHYKTTNPTQFIPLISLHRYIHRFYQRFDLKMATKKSVGTLKEADLKSKKVLVRADLNVPLDDNFNITDDTRIRAAVPTIKYLTGYGAKIILTSHLGRPKGVTPKYSLKPLVPRLSELLGIQVKMANDCIGEEVQKLVAELPDGGVLLLENVRFYKEEEKNDPEFAKKLASLADLYVNDAFGTAHRAHASTEGVTKYLKPSVAGFLMQKELDYLVGAVSNPKKPFAAIVGGSKVSSKIGVIESLLSKVDVLILGGGMIFTFYKAQGLAVGSSLVEADKLDLATSLMEKAKAKGVSLLLPSDVVIADKFAADANSKTVSASAIPDGWMGLDIGPDSIKSFGAALDSTKTIIWNGPMGVFEFDKFAAGTEAIAKKLAELSGKGVTTIIGGGDSVAAVEKVGLAEKMSHISTGGGASLELLEGKTLPGVLALNDA, encoded by the exons ATGCTCATAACCTACGCCTCAACtttacattataaaactaCAAACCCCACTCAATTCATCCCACTGATCTCTCTGCATCGATACATTCATCGATTTTATCAAC GATTTGATCTGAAAATGGCGACGAAGAAGAGTGTGGGTACGCTGAAGGAAGCCGATCTAAAGAGCAAAAAAGTTCTGGTGAGAGCGGATCTGAACGTGCCGTTGGATGATAACTTCAACATTACCGATGATACCAGGATCAGAGCCGCTGTCCCTACCATCAAGTATTTAACGGGATATGGTGCTAAAATCATCCTCACTTCTCACCTT GGCCGTCCAAAAGGTGTCACACCAAAATACAGTTTAAAGCCTCTCGTTCCCAGACTATCTGAGCTTCTTGGGATCCAG GTCAAGATGGCTAATGACTGTATTGGTGAAGAAGTTCAGAAGCTGGTGGCTGAATTGCCAGATGGTGGTGTTCTTCTCCTGGAGAATGTTCGGTTTTACAAGGAAGAGGAGAAAAATGATCCCGAGTTTGCAAAAAAGCTTGCTTCTCTTGCAGATTTGTATGTTAATGATGCATTTGGAACTGCGCACAGAGCTCATGCCTCAACAGAGGGAGTTACCAAGTACTTGAAGCCATCTGTTGCTGGATTCCTTATGCAGAAG GAACTTGATTATTTAGTTGGAGCTGTGTCCAACCCAAAGAAGCCTTTTGCTGCCATTGTGGGGGGCTCAAAGGTCTCATCCAAAATTGGTGTTATTGAATCACTGTTGTCCAAGGTAGACGTCCTGATTCTCGGTGGTGGTATGATCTTCACTTTCTACAAAGCCCAAGGACTTGCGGTGGGATCCTCACTTGTGGAGGCCGACAAGCTTGATCTTGCAACTTCTCTCATGGAGAAGGCTAAGGCTAAAGGAGTATCTCTTTTGCTGCCTTCTGATGTAGTTATTGCTGACAAATTTGCTGCTGATGCCAATAGCAAG ACTGTTTCAGCATCTGCCATTCCCGATGGATGGATGGGATTAGATATTGGACCAGATTCGATAAAATCATTTGGTGCAGCTCTTGATTCTACCAAGACAATCATCTGGAATGGCCCAATGGGTGTTTTTGAATTCGACAAGTTTGCAGCAGGAACAGAG GCTATCGCAAAGAAGTTGGCAGAACTCAGTGGCAAGGGAGTTACAACAATCATAGGAGGTGGTGACTCAGTTGCTGCAGTGGAGAAGGTTGGACTCGCAGAGAAGATGAGCCATATCTCAACTGGAGGTGGTGCGAGCTTGGAACTTCTCGAGGGAAAGACACTACCTGGAGTCCTTGCCCTTAATGATGCATAA
- the LOC125187272 gene encoding peroxisomal 2,4-dienoyl-CoA reductase [(3E)-enoyl-CoA-producing]-like: MEMESPFKSDVLKGKVALLTGGGSGIGFEISTQFGKHGASVAIMGRRRNVLDDAVSALTSRGIPAIGFEGDVRNLEDAKRVVEATVKHFGKLDILVNAAAGNFLSAAENLSPKGFKTVMDIDSVGTFTMCHEALKYLKKDGPGKAGGLILNISATLHYTASWYQIHVSAAKAAIDAMTRNLALEWGTDFDIRVNGIAPGPIGDTAGLSKLLPDEIGNKISDYMPLYKLGEKWDIAMAAVYLASDAGKYVNGSILPVDGGLWLSRPRHLAKDEVKQNSRSIEKRSRAAPVGLPMSKL, translated from the exons atggaaatggagTCCCCGTTTAAATCCGACGTCCTCAAAGGCAAGGTTGCCCTGCTCACCGGCGGAGGCTCCGGCATCGGCTTTGAGATCTCCACCCAATTCGGCAAACACGGAGCCTCCGTCGCCATCATGGGCCGCCGCAGGAATGTCCTCGACGACGCCGTTTCCGCCCTCACCTCCCGAGGCATCCCC GCAATTGGTTTTGAAGGGGATGTTAGGAATTTGGAAGATGCAAAAAGAGTCGTGGAGGCAACGGTGAAGCATTTCGGGAAGCTTGACATTCTGGTCAATGCGGCCGCCGGCAATTTTCTATCTGCAGCTGAAAATCTCTCTCCCAAAGGCTTCAAGACAG TTATGGACATTGATAGTGTTGGGACATTCACAATGTGTCACGAAGCGCTCAAGTATCTCAAGAAAGACGGACCTGGAAAAGCCGGAGGCCTTATTTTGAACATCAGCGCCACTCTGCACTACACAGCATCATGGTATCAGATCCATGTGTCTGCAGCCAAG GCTGCTATCGACGCGATGACAAGAAATTTGGCACTGGAATGGGGCACCGATTTTGATATAAGAGTTAATGGGATTGCACCTGGTCCTATAGGAGATACGGCTGGCCTGAGTAAACTTCTGCCTGATGAAATTGGTAACAAAATAAGTGATTATATGCCTCTATACAAACTTGGTGAGAAGTGGGACATTGCCATGGCTGCCGTGTACCTTGCCTCGGATGCTG GTAAATACGTCAATGGGAGCATCCTCCCTGTTGATGGAGGATTGTGGCTGAGCCGTCCTCGTCATCTAGCTAAGGATGAGGTGAAGCAGAATTCTCGATCCATAGAGAAGAGATCTCGTGCTGCCCCAGTTGGCCTTCCGATGAGCAAACTGTAG